In Nicotiana tabacum cultivar K326 chromosome 2, ASM71507v2, whole genome shotgun sequence, the following proteins share a genomic window:
- the LOC142166245 gene encoding uncharacterized protein LOC142166245, giving the protein MRENIIRWNIRGLNDESKRSTIKALIQKWKLDILCLQETKTQTCSMAIARQIRDSRWVEWTELKASGNRGWARGENSLHASRIDRFLISSEWNDLFGSVQQLALPRVVSDHRPIALESGDWTSEPSYLKFENMWLQHEGFCDMTKEWWQGYMVNGSPDFLLPQKLKLLKKDLAIWNWESYGKISTRPNKDILQVGEDIIEEKEQIKRVILDFYQDLYSENETWRPSCTFEGLGCLNNEEKDALEVAFEEEEVLDAINSCAPDKSPGPNNFTLAFYQRCWDTVKLDDAPCNFYVLDAINSCAPDKSPGPDGFTLAFYQRCWDTVKLDVMGTFNHFQRNCHMVKSFNASFIALIPKSKGAIELKDFRPISLTSSVYKIVAKVLTRDLKRQITDVALIANEVLDWRQQNGEHGVLFKLDIEKTFDKINWQSPAGFSSPERGIRQGDSLSPFLFILAMEGLSIMVEKAKQMHWMQGFDVGNNSSLTVLVCHLLFADDTLIFCGAEKSQIKYLNLTLLIFEALSGMHINMSKSVIYHVNVIPELEMLKAKATESLLFELSLGASISRGSFEALGNFDASRLLGSCGSFVLYCCPFNCRLKAKATESLLFKLSLGASIAGVLSKLLGTLTHRGYWVLVDLLFFIVVRLTGNNKNRKFHLVKWAKVTLPKSLRGLRVKDLALHSKSMLNGIGGIIRKELVSGRRLFKLNMAVKITGVPILLDLTMDMGCGRNWEVNSWNPSLRRNLNDWEFDDLVALLGSLHNSSTITPGRDKLRWGSSRSGAYSVRASYQTLSFRKEMIDQLPWKLIWRTKMPPKVSVFCWITLNGACLTHDKLIRRGFQLASRFHMCQSNSETINHLFLHCPVVTDIWSMFLSLFEFRWTMPCSVKEVFVSWSSWKVEKSIKKIWSMVSAAILWCLWTEKNQRCFDGISSTGYLLSEGDGFTISFCWSLTYSEVKNGGAMVLRLKRVKVEDERERERDNRYGALVLHHETFLRYRDELSQLEAEVKELAEKRDMYKLLSEQREGEIKNLRDELDAAQKEHAALVEQVKNFEVSDDELCMANNGQNPQVQQKLDRINQLRAEMDKVKAMAEV; this is encoded by the exons ATGAGAGAAAATATTATTAGATGGAATATAAGGGGGCTCAATGACGAGAGCAAGCGGAGCACTATTAAGGCACTTATTCAAAAGTGGAAACTTGACATTTTGTGTTTGCAAGAAACCAAGACTCAAACTTGTTCTATGGCTATAGCTAGGCAGATTCGGGACTCGAGATGGGTCGAGTGGACTGAGTTGAAGGCTAGTGGCAACAGAGGATGG GCTAGGGGTGAAAATTCTTTACATGCATCAAGAATTGACAGGTTTTTGATCTCTTCTGAATGGAATGATCTCTTTGGTTCAGTTCAACAATTAGCCCTTCCTAGAGTTGTTTCTGATCATAGGCCTATTGCCTTGGAAAGTGGAGATTGGACTTCTGAACCTTCTTATTTAAAATTCGAAAACATGTGGCTACAACATGAAGGGTTTTGTGATATGACCAAAGAATGGTGGCAGGGTTATATGGTAAATGGCTCCCCTGACTTTTTACTACCCCAAAAGCtgaaacttctaaagaaggatTTAGCAATCTGGAACTGGGAGTCATATGGTAAAATTAGCACCAGACCCAACAAAGATAT ACTACAAGTGGGAGAGGATATCATTGAAGAAAAGGAACAGATTAAAAGGGTGATATTAGATTTTTATCAAGATCTATACTCTGAGAATGAAACTTGGAGACCTAGTTGTACTTTTGAAGGCTTGGGTTGTTTGAACAATGAGGAGAAGGATGCCTTGGAAGTTGCTTTTGAAGAGGAGGAAGTTTTAGATGCTATCAACTCTTGTGCACCTGACAAAAGCCCTGGCCCTAATAATTTTACATTGGCTTTTTATCAAAGATGTTGGGATACTGTAAAACTGGAT gacgccccgtgcaatttttacgttCTAGATGCTATCAACTCTTGTGCACCTGACAAAAGCCCTGGCCCTGATGGTTTTACATTGGCTTTTTATCAAAGATGTTGGGATACTGTAAAACTGGATGTCATGGGGACTTTCAACCACTTCCAAAGAAACTGTCACATGGTTAAGTCATTTAATGCCTCTTTTATTGCTCTCATCCCTAAAAGTAAAGGAGCAATTGAACTCAAAGATTTCAGACCTATTAGTCTTACTAGTAGTGTCTACAAGATAGTGGCAAAAGTGCTGACGAGAGACTTAAAAAG GCAAATTACAGATGTTGCACTAATTGCTAATGAAGTCTTGGATTGGAGGCAACAAAATGGTGAACATGGCGTGCTCTTTAAGCTTGATATAGAGAAGACCTTTGATAAAATCAATTGGCA AAGCCCTGCTGGCTTTTCCTCCCCTGAGAGAGGGATAAGACAAGGGGATTCCTTGTCCCCTTTCTTATTCATTCTAGCGATGGAGGGACTTAGCATAATGGTGGAAAAAGCGAAGCAAATGCATTGGATGCAGGGTTTTGATGTTGGCAACAACTCTAGCTTAACAGTTTTAGTGTGTCACTTATTGTTTGCTGATGACACCCTTATTTTCTGTGGTGCTGAGAAGTCTCAAATTAAATATCTCAATCTTACACTGTTGATTTTTGAAGCTTTGTCAGGGATGCACATTAACATGTCAAAAAGTGTCATTTACCATGTTAATGTGATCCCAGAACTAGAGAT gctgaaagccaaggccactgagaGTCTATTGTTCGAACTTTCTCTTGGTGCGAGCATTTCCCGGGGTTCTTtcgaagctcttgggaactttgacgcatcgaGGTTACTGGGTTCTTGtggatcttttgttctttattgttgcCCGTTTAACTG ccggctgaaagccaaggccactgagaGTCTACTATTCAAACTTtctcttggtgcgagcattgccgGGGTTCTTtcgaagctcttgggaactttgacgcatcgaGGTTACTGGGTTCTTGtggatcttttgttctttattgttgtccGTTTAACTG GTAACAACAAGAACCGTAAATTTCATCTTGTCAAATGGGCCAAGGTAACACTTCCTAAATCACTTAGAGGTCTAAGGGTAAAGGACTTGGCTTTACATAGCAAGAGCATGCTAAATGGCATTGGAGGTATAATCAGGAAGGAGTTGGTCTCTGGAAGGAGGTTGTTCAAGCTAAATATGGCTGTCAAAATCACTGGTGTACCAATACTGTTAGATCTAACTATGGATATGGGTTGTGGAAGG AATTGGGAGGTTAACTCATGGAACCCAAGCTTAAGAAGAAATTTGAATGACTGGGAGTTTGATGACTTGGTAGCACTTCTGGGTAGCCTTCACAATAGTTCAACCATTACTCCAGGTAGGGACAAACTCAGATGGGGCAGCAGTAGGAGTGGTGCATACTCAGTTAGAGCTAGTTATCAAACCTTAAGCTTCAGGAAGGAAATGATTGATCAGTTGCCCTGGAAACTAATTTGGAGGACTAAAATGCCTCCAAAAGTCAGTGTTTTTTGCTGGATAACCCTAAATGGAGCATGCCTAACCCATGACAAACTCATCCGAAGGGGTTTTCAGCTTGCTAGCAGATTTCATATGTGCCAAAGCAACTCTGAAACAATCAACCATTTATTTCTTCACTGTCCAGTTGTAACAGACATATGGTCCATGTTTCTTTCACTTTTTGAATTCCGTTGGACAATGCCATGTAGTGTCAAAGAAGTTTTTGTGAGTTGGAGTTCATGGAAAGTTGAGAAGTCCATCAAGAAAATCTGGTCTATGGTTTCTGCTGCTATTTTGTGGTGCTTATGGACGGAAAAGAATCAAAGATGTTTTGATGGCATCTCAAGTACTGGATACCTACT ATCTGAAGGTGATGGATTCACCATTTCCTTTTGCTGGTCGTTGACATATTCAGAGGTTAAAAATGGAGGGGCTATGGTGCTTAGGTTGAAAAGGGTGAAGGTGGaagatgagagagagagagagagggataATAGATATGGG GCCTTGGTGCTCCATCATGAAACCTTTCTCAGATATCGGGATGAGCTTAGCCAACTTGAGGCCGAAGTTAAAGAGCTTGCTGAGAAGAGGGACATGTAtaagcttctcagtgagcaacGTGAAGGAGAAATCAAGAATCTCCGGGATGAGTTGGACGCGGCTCAGAAAGAACACGCCGCCTTGGTAGAACAAGTAAAGAactttgaagttagtgatgacgAGTTATGCATGGCAAATAACGGTCAAAACCCACAGGTCCAGCAGAAGCTTGATCGGATCAACCAGCTTCGAGCCGAGATGGACAAGGTCAAGGCCATGGCCGAAGTTTAG